One Streptomyces sp. NBC_01237 genomic region harbors:
- a CDS encoding ABC transporter ATP-binding protein has product MTATTTITTKPTTGQPLLDVRDLRVTYGSGASAVPAVRGIDLRVEAGQKLGIAGESGCGKSTLALALLRLLPASASLSGEILLDGEDILTMKWGRLRAVRWAGASIVFQGAMHSLNAVHRVGDQIAEPILLHKKSTAAAARKRAGELLEQVGLPAARAQAYPHELSGGQRQRVMIAMALACDPRLIVADEPTTALDVMIQAQILRLIEQLVAEQDLGLIMISHDLAVLSDTCDRLAVMYAGRVVEEGPAKQVYENARHPYGKALSAAFPRIGDLASRHAPRGLPGDPPDPAALPSGCTFHPRCPVALESCATADQELRDAGDGRRAACVLVEPGAVVVPLGLAGTESAAPLGVPGTESAAPLGPPGAESAAPGTDSGLPGAEEVGSTT; this is encoded by the coding sequence TTGACCGCCACGACCACCATCACGACGAAGCCCACGACCGGGCAGCCGCTGCTCGACGTACGGGACCTGCGGGTCACCTACGGCTCCGGGGCCTCGGCCGTGCCCGCCGTGCGCGGCATCGATCTGCGCGTCGAGGCGGGCCAGAAGCTCGGCATCGCCGGGGAGTCGGGCTGCGGGAAGTCGACGCTGGCGCTCGCCCTGCTGCGGCTGCTGCCCGCCTCGGCCTCCCTGTCCGGCGAGATCCTGCTGGACGGGGAGGACATCCTCACCATGAAGTGGGGCCGGCTGCGGGCGGTGCGCTGGGCCGGGGCGTCGATCGTCTTCCAGGGCGCGATGCACTCGCTCAACGCCGTGCACCGGGTCGGGGACCAGATCGCCGAGCCGATCCTGCTGCACAAGAAGTCCACCGCCGCGGCGGCCAGGAAGCGGGCCGGTGAGCTGCTGGAGCAGGTGGGGCTGCCGGCGGCCCGTGCGCAGGCGTATCCGCACGAGCTCTCCGGCGGTCAGCGCCAGCGCGTCATGATCGCCATGGCGCTGGCCTGCGACCCGCGCCTGATCGTCGCCGACGAGCCGACCACCGCGCTCGACGTGATGATCCAGGCGCAGATCCTGCGGCTGATCGAACAGCTCGTCGCCGAACAGGACCTCGGGCTGATCATGATCAGCCACGACCTGGCGGTGCTCTCCGACACCTGTGACCGGCTGGCCGTGATGTACGCGGGCCGGGTCGTCGAGGAGGGCCCGGCCAAGCAGGTGTACGAGAACGCCCGGCACCCGTACGGCAAGGCCCTGTCGGCCGCGTTCCCCAGGATCGGCGACCTCGCCTCCCGGCACGCCCCGCGCGGGCTGCCGGGCGACCCGCCGGACCCGGCGGCGCTGCCGTCCGGCTGTACGTTCCATCCCCGGTGCCCGGTCGCGCTGGAATCCTGCGCCACCGCGGACCAGGAGCTGCGGGACGCCGGGGACGGGCGGCGGGCGGCCTGTGTGCTGGTGGAACCGGGTGCCGTCGTGGTGCCGTTGGGCCTGGCGGGTACCGAGTCCGCGGCGCCGTTGGGCGTGCCGGGTACCGAGTCCGCGGCGCCGTTGGGCCCGCCCGGGGCCGAGTCCGCGGCGCCGGGTACGGACTCCGGCCTGCCCGGAGCCGAGGAAGTCGGGAGCACGACATGA
- a CDS encoding ABC transporter permease, which yields MTTSTDAVQNGSPRALGRARRRRAAAAFWQQYRGHRAGLVGLAVLAVIALVALAAPLLVGAGSQSVTQAPGGPLESPSGQFPLGTDQFGRSLLALLVWGTRVSLTVGLLAAFLSVAIGTLVGITAGHFKGWYGTVIMRITDWFLVMPTLVLAIALATVLSRSIWTTILAIGVTTWPTTARLVRAQTLSVESRPYIERSKALGGGHGHIMSRHVLPNVMPLVLAQTTLVISTAILTEATLAFLGLSDPTIVSWGGLLQDAREAGAVSSGNWWYLAPPGLAIAVVALAFTLCGRTIETVLNPKLGVTR from the coding sequence ATGACGACTTCGACCGATGCCGTGCAGAACGGCAGCCCGCGCGCGCTCGGCCGGGCCCGCAGACGCCGGGCGGCGGCCGCCTTCTGGCAGCAGTACCGCGGCCACCGGGCGGGCCTCGTCGGCCTGGCCGTCCTCGCCGTGATCGCCCTGGTCGCGCTGGCCGCCCCGTTGCTGGTGGGTGCCGGCTCGCAGAGCGTCACCCAGGCGCCGGGCGGCCCCCTGGAGTCACCGAGCGGGCAGTTCCCGCTGGGCACCGACCAGTTCGGGCGCAGCCTGCTCGCACTGCTGGTGTGGGGAACGAGGGTCTCGCTGACCGTCGGACTGCTCGCGGCGTTCCTGTCGGTGGCCATCGGGACTCTGGTCGGGATCACGGCGGGACACTTCAAGGGCTGGTACGGGACCGTCATCATGCGGATCACCGACTGGTTCCTGGTGATGCCGACCCTGGTCCTCGCCATCGCGCTGGCCACGGTCCTGTCGCGGTCCATCTGGACGACGATCCTGGCGATCGGCGTGACGACCTGGCCGACGACCGCCCGGCTGGTGCGGGCGCAGACGCTGTCCGTCGAGTCCCGGCCGTACATCGAGCGTTCCAAGGCGCTCGGCGGCGGCCACGGACACATCATGTCCCGCCATGTGCTGCCCAATGTGATGCCGCTGGTGCTCGCCCAGACCACGCTGGTCATCTCCACCGCCATCCTCACCGAGGCGACCCTCGCCTTCCTCGGGCTCAGCGATCCCACGATCGTCTCCTGGGGCGGGCTGCTCCAGGACGCCCGTGAGGCCGGTGCCGTCAGCTCCGGCAACTGGTGGTACCTCGCCCCGCCCGGACTCGCCATCGCGGTCGTCGCCCTCGCGTTCACGCTGTGCGGCCGCACCATCGAGACCGTGCTCAACCCCAAGCTGGGGGTGACCCGTTGA
- a CDS encoding ABC transporter permease — translation MSTESTPALVKGAAGVDSAESDGPAPAGPSARGPRSRSTAAYLRYVAGKLVGAAVSLFAVLVTSFFLFRLIPGDPVKQMTGGRQVSTEQIAAMRREFGLDLPLWQQFTEYCGKALTGDFGTSYQFRAPVIDKISEALPATLLLTGTAFVLYTVIGVWLGARSAWRSGSVGDRAHTALALTLYSVPSFWLGLLLIITLSVGIGPIPGLFPTGGMESGNTSGFDYVLDVAHHMVLPVITLVAVEYARTLLVMRSSLLDEMGSDYLTTARAKGLRDDLVRRRHAVPNAMLPTVTLLFVNLGTTVAGAILVETVFSWPGLGGLFYQALSVPDLPLVQALFFVFAAAVIIMNTLADVIYPLLDPRVGR, via the coding sequence ATGAGCACAGAAAGCACTCCCGCGCTCGTGAAGGGCGCGGCGGGCGTGGACAGTGCGGAATCCGACGGCCCGGCTCCGGCCGGGCCGTCGGCCCGCGGTCCGCGGTCCCGCAGCACGGCCGCCTATCTCCGCTATGTGGCGGGCAAGCTGGTCGGCGCGGCCGTCTCGCTGTTCGCCGTGCTCGTCACGAGCTTCTTCCTGTTCCGGCTGATTCCCGGCGACCCGGTCAAGCAGATGACCGGCGGCCGGCAGGTCTCCACGGAGCAGATCGCCGCGATGCGCCGCGAGTTCGGCCTCGACCTGCCGCTCTGGCAGCAGTTCACCGAGTACTGCGGCAAGGCGCTCACCGGGGACTTCGGTACGTCGTACCAGTTCCGCGCGCCCGTCATCGACAAGATCAGCGAGGCGCTGCCCGCGACGCTGCTGCTCACCGGCACCGCCTTCGTTCTCTACACGGTGATCGGCGTCTGGCTGGGCGCCCGGTCCGCCTGGCGCAGCGGCTCCGTCGGGGACCGTGCCCACACGGCCCTCGCGCTGACCCTCTACTCCGTGCCGTCGTTCTGGCTCGGCCTGCTCCTGATCATCACGCTGTCGGTGGGCATCGGCCCGATCCCCGGGCTCTTCCCGACCGGTGGCATGGAGTCCGGCAACACGAGCGGCTTCGACTACGTCCTCGATGTCGCCCACCACATGGTGCTGCCGGTCATCACGCTCGTCGCCGTCGAGTACGCGCGCACCCTGCTGGTGATGCGCTCCTCGCTGCTCGACGAGATGGGCAGCGACTATCTGACGACGGCCCGCGCCAAGGGGCTGCGCGACGACCTCGTACGCCGCCGCCATGCCGTGCCCAACGCGATGCTGCCGACCGTGACCCTGCTCTTCGTGAACCTGGGCACGACGGTCGCGGGTGCCATCCTGGTGGAGACCGTGTTCTCCTGGCCGGGGCTCGGCGGGCTCTTCTACCAGGCACTGAGCGTGCCCGATCTGCCGTTGGTGCAGGCGCTGTTCTTCGTCTTCGCCGCCGCGGTGATCATCATGAACACGCTCGCCGATGTGATCTATCCGCTGCTCGATCCCCGGGTGGGCCGATGA
- a CDS encoding ABC transporter substrate-binding protein, protein MVTRVPPRSSRPRRRMRVLLASGAAALALAAGSVVPGNPLTPAPPQAQAADSGRTTLTVAVAQSVDSLSPFLAQRLVSTSVYRLMYDYLTNYDPKDNHAIPGLATKWEPSADKLTWTYTIRSDSKWSDGHQATAEDAAWTFNKMMTDEGAATANGNFVANFEKVTAPSADKLVIQLKQPQATMAALDVPIVPKHVWEKVSDFSKFNNDTEFPIVGNGPFILTDYKVDSYVKLKANKDFWRGSPKFDEIVFRYYKDQDAAVAALRKGEVSFVAGSPSLTPAQSASLKNAPDIKVNDAPGRRFYALAVNPGARTKDGEKFGDGHPALLDQKVRQALFMAVDRATIIDKVFQGHAVEGEGYIPPRFSDYFWKPAADQELAYDPAKAASTLDEAGYKKNSDGKRVGKDGKPLDFRILCHATDPNDKAVGKYLQEWWGDLGVGLKVDCIDNVSDPWYAGEYDLAFDGWSVNPDPDFVMSIHTCAALPSKPKESAATDNFICDKQFDELYKKQNVEYDTGKRAALVKQMESRLYDTGYMNVMAYPNAVEAYRTDQIESITTMPSDAGNIYGQDGYWSWWSAVPADAASAGSDDSGGSSTGVLVGVGVAVVVLAGGGLLFAMRRRSTAEDRE, encoded by the coding sequence ATGGTCACAAGAGTTCCACCACGCTCCTCCCGGCCACGCCGCCGCATGCGCGTTCTTCTGGCCTCCGGCGCCGCCGCACTGGCGCTCGCCGCCGGATCGGTAGTTCCCGGGAATCCCCTCACACCCGCGCCCCCGCAGGCGCAGGCCGCCGACAGCGGCAGGACGACGCTCACGGTCGCGGTCGCGCAGAGCGTCGACTCCCTGAGTCCGTTCCTCGCCCAGCGCCTGGTCAGCACGAGCGTCTACCGGCTCATGTACGACTACCTGACCAACTACGACCCCAAGGACAACCACGCGATCCCGGGGCTCGCCACCAAGTGGGAGCCGTCCGCGGACAAGTTGACCTGGACGTACACGATCCGGTCGGACTCGAAGTGGTCCGACGGTCACCAGGCCACCGCCGAGGACGCCGCGTGGACCTTCAACAAGATGATGACCGACGAGGGCGCCGCCACGGCCAACGGCAACTTCGTCGCCAACTTCGAGAAGGTGACCGCGCCCAGTGCGGACAAGCTGGTCATCCAGCTGAAGCAGCCGCAGGCCACGATGGCCGCGCTCGATGTGCCGATCGTCCCGAAGCACGTCTGGGAGAAGGTCTCCGACTTCTCCAAGTTCAACAACGACACGGAGTTCCCGATCGTCGGGAACGGGCCGTTCATCCTCACGGACTACAAGGTCGACAGCTATGTGAAGCTGAAGGCCAACAAGGACTTCTGGCGCGGTTCGCCGAAGTTCGACGAGATCGTCTTCCGTTACTACAAGGACCAGGACGCGGCCGTCGCCGCCCTGCGCAAGGGTGAGGTCTCCTTCGTCGCGGGCAGTCCCAGTCTGACGCCCGCGCAGTCGGCGTCCCTCAAGAACGCCCCCGACATCAAGGTGAACGACGCGCCGGGCAGGCGGTTCTACGCGCTGGCCGTCAACCCGGGCGCCCGCACCAAGGACGGCGAGAAGTTCGGCGACGGCCACCCCGCCCTGCTCGACCAGAAGGTCCGTCAGGCGCTCTTCATGGCCGTCGACCGCGCGACCATCATCGACAAGGTCTTCCAGGGCCACGCCGTGGAGGGTGAGGGCTACATCCCGCCGCGCTTCTCCGACTACTTCTGGAAGCCCGCCGCCGATCAGGAACTGGCGTACGACCCGGCGAAGGCCGCGAGCACCCTCGACGAGGCCGGCTACAAGAAGAACAGCGACGGCAAACGCGTCGGCAAGGACGGCAAGCCGCTCGACTTCCGCATCCTGTGCCACGCCACCGACCCGAACGACAAGGCGGTCGGCAAGTACCTCCAGGAGTGGTGGGGCGACCTCGGTGTCGGCCTGAAGGTCGACTGCATCGACAACGTCTCCGACCCCTGGTACGCCGGTGAGTACGACCTCGCCTTCGACGGCTGGTCCGTCAACCCGGACCCCGACTTCGTGATGTCGATCCACACCTGCGCCGCGCTGCCGTCCAAGCCGAAGGAGTCGGCCGCGACCGACAACTTCATCTGCGACAAGCAGTTCGACGAGCTCTACAAGAAGCAGAACGTCGAGTACGACACGGGCAAGCGCGCCGCTCTCGTCAAGCAGATGGAGTCGCGGCTGTACGACACGGGGTACATGAACGTCATGGCGTACCCGAACGCGGTCGAGGCGTACCGCACCGACCAGATCGAGTCGATCACGACGATGCCCTCGGACGCCGGCAACATCTACGGCCAGGACGGTTACTGGAGCTGGTGGTCGGCGGTTCCGGCCGATGCCGCCTCCGCCGGCTCCGACGACTCCGGTGGCAGCTCCACCGGAGTGCTCGTCGGTGTCGGTGTCGCCGTCGTCGTCCTCGCCGGTGGCGGACTGCTGTTCGCCATGCGTCGTCGTTCCACCGCGGAAGACCGTGAATAG
- a CDS encoding SCO5717 family growth-regulating ATPase, whose translation MNGDRDEIRGGWNTPVDESSDADPAEMTGEFTIDYTPPAWYTQNATGDSSGGSGSHLAPPPPPHGAPVSVPGPPAAGGFDPNWAPAPPAPAPSPAAPASPAPASPVPPASAPSPEAAPPAAPVPAPAPSEEAGGGDLESGTTMRFSPAALKREIAEREAAAAPSPDTGGSGPDGGAPDSGTHEAAEAGARENGAPDATSAADRDENAPDSGTDTDAVADDLGSAGGTEESASAGSPDAPADEAPAVTDPTAPADAHPLAVTDAVPQDVPQAAAPAPWSPAPPAPGALPPLPPAFQPAAPQPTAPQSAAQWPSPVPANEAPGGYGFPQPAQTAQPAQVPHQAPQAHQAPQAHQAPQPHQHLPAQQQAPQQLPQHQQPPQHQQFQQFPGQGAPLPPQAPQAGGGYGFPQQQGGYGFPQAPQAPQAPQAPHPSFPAQGAAPLPAQQPGQSSPNLPAPIAPTAPQPPEPYQPQQHLPAQQQAPQQQAPQQPGPPAPPVDPRTGTAWPTPVTHDQRERSVPGAPLGYTAAVELSSDRLVRGKQKAKSSRTPSGVSRFKLGGKKEEIERQRKLELIRTPVLSCYRIAVISLKGGVGKTTTTTALGSTLATERQDKILAIDANPDAGTLGRRVRRETGATIRDLVQAIPYLNSYMDIRRFTSQAPSGLEIIANDVDPAVSTTFNDEDYRRAIEVLGKQYPIILTDSGTGLLYSAMRGVLDLADQLIIISTPSVDGASSASTTLDWLSAHGYADLVQRSITVISGVRETGKMIKVDDIVQHFETRCRGVVVVPFDEHLSAGAEVDLDMMRPKTREAYFHLSAMVAEDFSRAQQQQGLWTSDGSMPPQFAPPMPGQQQPGQPMPGQPMPGQHQPGQPAPGQQPYPPQQPQPGQPYPQQPYGGQPPYGGPQAPQQQPPQQPYPPQPGPGAQQNWQQNGWQQQSLPSQAQSGTSPAGPPPPAGQPGGQSELQGPVPPAGWQQTPPQPPPAPQQ comes from the coding sequence GTGAACGGCGATCGGGACGAGATCCGCGGGGGATGGAACACGCCCGTCGACGAGTCGTCCGACGCGGATCCCGCCGAGATGACGGGTGAGTTCACCATCGACTACACCCCGCCCGCCTGGTACACGCAGAACGCGACGGGGGATTCGTCGGGCGGTTCCGGTTCGCATCTGGCGCCGCCTCCACCGCCCCACGGGGCGCCGGTCTCCGTACCGGGACCGCCGGCCGCGGGTGGCTTCGACCCCAACTGGGCGCCCGCACCGCCCGCTCCGGCGCCGTCTCCTGCGGCGCCCGCGTCTCCTGCGCCCGCTTCTCCGGTGCCGCCCGCGTCGGCGCCGTCTCCCGAGGCCGCGCCTCCTGCCGCGCCGGTGCCCGCGCCGGCACCTTCCGAGGAGGCCGGGGGCGGTGATCTGGAGAGCGGCACGACGATGCGGTTCTCCCCGGCCGCGCTGAAGCGGGAGATCGCGGAGCGCGAGGCGGCGGCCGCCCCGTCACCGGACACCGGTGGCTCCGGGCCGGACGGCGGTGCTCCCGACAGCGGTACGCATGAGGCCGCCGAGGCCGGTGCCCGGGAGAACGGGGCGCCGGACGCGACGAGCGCGGCGGACCGCGACGAGAACGCCCCCGACTCGGGTACGGATACCGACGCGGTGGCCGACGACCTCGGGAGCGCCGGGGGCACGGAGGAGTCCGCGAGCGCCGGCAGCCCCGACGCCCCGGCGGACGAGGCCCCGGCCGTGACGGACCCGACGGCGCCCGCCGACGCGCACCCGCTCGCCGTGACGGACGCGGTGCCCCAGGACGTACCGCAGGCCGCCGCTCCGGCGCCGTGGTCCCCCGCACCGCCCGCCCCTGGCGCCCTGCCGCCGCTGCCGCCCGCCTTCCAGCCCGCGGCACCGCAGCCCACCGCACCGCAGTCCGCGGCGCAGTGGCCCTCCCCGGTACCCGCGAACGAGGCGCCCGGCGGATACGGATTCCCCCAGCCCGCCCAGACAGCGCAGCCGGCCCAGGTACCCCACCAGGCACCGCAGGCCCACCAGGCACCGCAGGCCCACCAGGCACCGCAGCCGCACCAGCACCTCCCGGCGCAGCAGCAGGCACCCCAGCAGCTCCCGCAGCATCAGCAGCCCCCGCAGCACCAGCAGTTCCAGCAGTTCCCCGGCCAGGGCGCACCGCTGCCGCCACAGGCCCCGCAGGCCGGCGGCGGGTACGGATTCCCGCAGCAGCAGGGCGGATACGGGTTCCCCCAAGCACCTCAGGCACCTCAGGCACCGCAGGCGCCCCACCCCTCGTTCCCCGCCCAGGGGGCCGCCCCGCTCCCCGCGCAGCAGCCGGGGCAGAGCTCGCCCAACCTGCCCGCGCCGATCGCTCCGACGGCACCGCAGCCGCCGGAGCCGTACCAGCCGCAGCAGCACCTCCCTGCCCAGCAGCAGGCTCCGCAGCAGCAGGCACCCCAGCAGCCCGGTCCGCCGGCTCCGCCCGTCGACCCGCGTACCGGCACCGCCTGGCCCACGCCGGTCACCCATGACCAGCGCGAGCGTTCCGTGCCCGGCGCACCGCTCGGTTACACGGCCGCCGTCGAGCTCTCCTCCGACCGCCTGGTCCGGGGCAAACAGAAGGCCAAGAGCAGCCGTACTCCGTCCGGGGTGTCCCGCTTCAAGCTGGGCGGCAAGAAGGAGGAGATCGAGCGTCAGCGCAAGCTGGAGCTGATCCGCACTCCGGTGCTGTCCTGCTACCGGATCGCCGTCATCAGCCTCAAGGGCGGTGTCGGCAAGACCACCACGACGACCGCGCTGGGCTCGACGCTGGCGACCGAGCGGCAGGACAAGATCCTCGCCATCGACGCCAACCCGGACGCCGGCACCCTCGGCCGCCGGGTGCGCCGCGAGACCGGGGCCACCATCCGTGACCTGGTGCAGGCGATCCCGTACCTCAACTCGTACATGGACATCCGCCGGTTCACCTCGCAGGCGCCCTCCGGTCTGGAGATCATCGCCAATGACGTGGACCCGGCGGTCTCCACGACGTTCAACGACGAGGACTACCGGCGCGCGATCGAGGTGCTCGGCAAGCAGTACCCGATCATCCTCACCGACTCGGGCACCGGTCTCCTCTACAGCGCGATGCGGGGAGTGCTGGACCTCGCCGACCAGCTGATCATCATCTCGACGCCGTCCGTCGACGGCGCGTCCAGCGCGTCGACCACGCTCGACTGGCTGTCCGCGCACGGCTACGCGGATCTGGTGCAGCGTTCGATCACGGTCATCTCCGGGGTTCGCGAGACCGGCAAGATGATCAAGGTCGACGACATCGTGCAGCACTTCGAGACGCGCTGCCGGGGCGTCGTCGTCGTACCGTTCGACGAGCATCTGTCCGCGGGCGCCGAGGTCGACCTCGACATGATGCGGCCCAAGACCCGCGAGGCGTACTTCCACCTCTCCGCGATGGTCGCCGAGGACTTCTCGCGCGCCCAGCAGCAGCAGGGGCTGTGGACGTCGGACGGCTCCATGCCGCCGCAGTTCGCCCCGCCGATGCCCGGACAGCAGCAGCCCGGTCAGCCCATGCCGGGTCAGCCGATGCCCGGTCAGCACCAGCCGGGACAGCCCGCGCCGGGACAGCAGCCCTACCCGCCGCAGCAGCCGCAGCCGGGGCAGCCGTACCCCCAACAGCCCTATGGCGGGCAGCCGCCGTACGGGGGACCTCAAGCCCCTCAGCAGCAGCCCCCGCAGCAGCCGTATCCCCCTCAGCCGGGCCCCGGCGCCCAGCAGAACTGGCAGCAGAACGGCTGGCAGCAGCAGTCGCTGCCCTCGCAGGCCCAGTCGGGCACGAGCCCGGCCGGTCCGCCCCCGCCGGCCGGACAGCCCGGTGGTCAGAGCGAACTGCAGGGCCCCGTACCGCCCGCGGGCTGGCAGCAGACTCCTCCGCAGCCACCGCCGGCGCCCCAGCAGTAG